The nucleotide window TCCTGAGGTGATAAAGATAACGTCCATAGCTTCCATGATTTCTGCCTTAGTGACTCCATGGTTAAGAGCGCTTTTCATCTGCGCCACCGTACAGGCCTCACACTGTTTAGATGCCACAACTGCAAGAGCCATAAGTATTTTTGTTTTTGCAGACAGAGCCCCATCAGATAATAGTTTTCCATCACAGCGTCTGTACTTTGAAAGGAACTCAGGGTCAAGTTCTTCAAGTGTTTCTAAGATGTGGGGCTTAAATCCCATTTTCT belongs to Methanosarcina barkeri 3 and includes:
- a CDS encoding carboxymuconolactone decarboxylase family protein, with translation MADHKTVTESIEKKMGFKPHILETLEELDPEFLSKYRRCDGKLLSDGALSAKTKILMALAVVASKQCEACTVAQMKSALNHGVTKAEIMEAMDVIFITSGAPAVAACREALKLLK